CTGAAGTTATTTCTTTATTTATCATTTTTTCATTATACATCCATTGAATATTCTCTTCCCATACTTTTTTATCTTGAGATAAGAATTTATTTTCTTTTGTTTCCATTAATGGAAGTAATATATTAATACTTTTCATTTCAACAGTTTTTGTTAATGGGAATTGGTCTGCTTCTTGTTTTTGTAATAATAAATCAATAGCTCCCTCTGGATCATTTTTCATCTCTTCAAATCCTCTTGCTATAGCTCTTAAGAATCCTTTATAAAGTTCTGGATTAGCTTTTACCATATCTTCATTAGCTACAAAAACTTCTTCATAATAGTTAGGAAATCCAAAATCAGTTGGATAAAAGTAATTAACCTCTAATCCTTTATCTTGGAAAACAGGAACTTCATGGTTTACAAATCCACCAAAAGTAGCATCAACTTTTTTTGTTATAGTAGCTGTTAATAAGTCAAATCCCACATCTATAAGATTTGTTTTTGATAAATCTCCTCCATCATTTTTTATAACTGTTTGTAATAATCTTTCTGCTACATATCCTTGTGAATATCCAACTGTTTTTCCTTCTAAATCTTTTGGTCTTTTTATATTTTTACTTTCAGGAGCAATAACAACATTTAAAGGTTTTTGTACAATAGCTCCAATAGATTTTACAGGAATATTTTCATTTGCTCTAGCCATTATTAATTGATGTAAATAATACATTCCAACATGAGCTTTTTTTACAGCTGGTAAAGCTATTGGGTCTGATACATTAGCTGGATAGTGAATTACTAAATTAATTCCCTCTTCTTCAAAATATCCTTTTTCATCAGCTATATATAAAAAACTATGAATAGCATTTGGATACCAATCTAATATTACATCAAAATCTTGTAATTTTTTTTCTTTTCCAAAACCAAAACTAAAAACTAATAAAAATAGTAATAAATATTTTATTTTTTTCATTGAAATCTCCTTTATTTTTTTACCCAAATTAATAATTTATCTTCTATAAGTGAAATAAATTTTACAATAAGTACAACTATTATTGATATTAAAATTGCTGGAGCAAAAACTCCTGCCCCATCTAATTGTGTCATCATTCTCTTACTAAAATAT
The DNA window shown above is from Fusobacterium perfoetens ATCC 29250 and carries:
- a CDS encoding ABC transporter substrate-binding protein; its protein translation is MKKIKYLLLFLLVFSFGFGKEKKLQDFDVILDWYPNAIHSFLYIADEKGYFEEEGINLVIHYPANVSDPIALPAVKKAHVGMYYLHQLIMARANENIPVKSIGAIVQKPLNVVIAPESKNIKRPKDLEGKTVGYSQGYVAERLLQTVIKNDGGDLSKTNLIDVGFDLLTATITKKVDATFGGFVNHEVPVFQDKGLEVNYFYPTDFGFPNYYEEVFVANEDMVKANPELYKGFLRAIARGFEEMKNDPEGAIDLLLQKQEADQFPLTKTVEMKSINILLPLMETKENKFLSQDKKVWEENIQWMYNEKMINKEITSEDVMIEL